The genomic region CTGTATGTCATCGAAAGTGAAGTCAAACAAGCTAGTGGCCTGGTTATTGAGCGCCAGCTTGGGCGCGGCAAAAGGCGTTCGCGTTAGCTGCTCTTGGGCTTGCTCTAAATGGTTGCTATATAAGTGGGCATCGCCAAGCGTATGAATAAATTCACCGGGCTGTAAGCCGGTTACGTGGGCCACCATGCTAAGCAGCAGTGCGTAGCTTGCGATATTAAACGGCACGCCTAGGAAAATATCCGCGCTGCGCTGATAAAGCTGACAAGAGAGGCGCCCATTCGCCACGTAAAACTGAAAGAGGCAGTGGCACGGCGGTAGTTTCATTTCATCTACCTGGGCGGGGTTCCAGGCAGACACGATCAAACGCCGTGACTGCGGGTTATTACGAATTTGCTCGAGGACATGGGTGATTTGATCAACACTACCGCCCTTGGGGCTTGGCCAGCTGCGCCACTGGTAACCGTAAACAGGCCCTAAGTCGCCGTTCTCATCTGCCCATTCGTCCCATATTCGCACACCATTTTCTTGCAGATACCTAATATTGGTATCGCCTTTTAAAAACCACAGCAGCTCATGAATAATAGAGCGTAGGTGGAGCTTTTTGGTGGTTAATAGTGGAAAGCCACGGGAGAGGTCGAAACGCATTTGATGACCAAACACCGAGCGCGTGCCGGTACCCGTACGGTCGTTACGGTCAACGCCCTGCTCCAATACAGTGCGCATTAAGTCAAGATACGGCTGTTCAAGCGCTTCTTTAAGCGTGGGCGTTGTTGCAGTCACAGAATTTCCAGATTGTCAGGCAATGAGAGTATATATTCTAAACCACCTGCCGCCAGAGCGTCACAGGCAGCACTCGCCGATAAGAATTTAATTATTTAAGAAGCCTTGGCGTCGATAGGATTATTACGCGACCACGCCATTAAAAACAGGCCAAACACAATCATGGGTAGTGTTAGCAACATTCCCATGGTGAACCAGCCGAAAGCAAGGTAGCCAATATGCGCATCGGGCATGCGGACAAACTCCACCATAAAGCGGAATATGCCATACCCCAGCAGGAACAGGCCTGACATGAAACCACGCGCCCGTGGCGTAGCCGACACCCACC from Halomonas sp. 7T harbors:
- a CDS encoding thymidylate synthase, translating into MTATTPTLKEALEQPYLDLMRTVLEQGVDRNDRTGTGTRSVFGHQMRFDLSRGFPLLTTKKLHLRSIIHELLWFLKGDTNIRYLQENGVRIWDEWADENGDLGPVYGYQWRSWPSPKGGSVDQITHVLEQIRNNPQSRRLIVSAWNPAQVDEMKLPPCHCLFQFYVANGRLSCQLYQRSADIFLGVPFNIASYALLLSMVAHVTGLQPGEFIHTLGDAHLYSNHLEQAQEQLTRTPFAAPKLALNNQATSLFDFTFDDIQISEYESHPHIKAQVAV